Proteins encoded in a region of the Phoenix dactylifera cultivar Barhee BC4 chromosome 3, palm_55x_up_171113_PBpolish2nd_filt_p, whole genome shotgun sequence genome:
- the LOC103704086 gene encoding uncharacterized protein LOC103704086: MMTFPLLLLLLLLPSALAGVICEDLPQDLCAFAISSSSKRCVLETIPRKGGPTKYQCQTSEVVVERMPGWIETDKCVRACGVDRNSVGISSDSLLEPQFTENLCSPACHQNCPNIIDLYFNLAAAEDVFLPDLCKARQGRNPRRSMLILRSGFKTPVLADGGDAAKLNVAAAPA, encoded by the exons ATGATGAccttccccctcctcctcctcctcctcctcctcccctccgcCTTAG CGGGGGTGATATGCGAGGATTTGCCGCAAGACCTGTGCGCATTTGCGATCTCGTCGTCGTCCAAGAGGTGCGTTTTGGAAACCATCCCGCGCAAAGGGGGCCCCACCAAGTACCAGTGCCAGACGTCGGAGGTGGTGGTGGAGCGGATGCCGGGTTGGATCGAGACTGATAAGTGCGTAAGAGCGTGCGGCGTCGACCGTAATTCCGTTGGGATCTCCTCCGACTCGCTTCTCGAGCCGCAGTTCACCGAGAACCTCTGCTCCCCGGCGTGCCACCAGAATTGCCCCAACATCATCGACCTCTACTTCAACCTCGCCGCTGCCGAAG ATGTGTTCCTGCCCGACTTGTGCAAGGCTCGACAAGGAAGAAATCCACGTCGGTCAATGTTGATTCTCCGCTCTGGGTTTAAAACACCAGTCCTTGCCGATGGAGGGGATGCGGCTAAATTGAATGTAGCAGCTGCACCAGcttga